CTTGCGGGCATGATGGACGCCTTCTCCATCGCGGTCTCCGTCGGCCTCCAGTACGGCGTGCCGCTGGAGACGTACGTCTCGAAGTTCACCAACATGCGCTTCGAGCCGGCGGGCATGACCGACGACCCGGACGTCCGCATGGCCCAGTCGATCGTCGACTACATCTTCCGCCGCCTGGCGCTGGACTTCCTGCCCTTCGAGACGCGCTCCGCGCTCGGCATCCACTCCGCCGAGGAGCGCCAGCGTCACCTGGAGACCGGTTCGTACGAGCCGCTGGAGGAGGACGTCGACGTCGAGGGCCTGGCCCAGTCGGCGCCGCGCGCCCAGGAGCTGAAGGCGGTCGCCACGCCGACGGCCGAGGTGGAGGCGGCCAAGCCCGCCCCCAAGCAGGCCCACACCAGCGCCGAACTGGTGGAGATGCAGCTGGGCATCCAGGCCGACGCCCCTCTGTGCTTCTCCTGCGGCACGAAGATGCAGCGCGCCGGTTCCTGCTACATCTGCGAGGGCTGCGGCTCGACGAGCGGCTGCAGCTGACGCCTGACGGGTAGTCACTGAGGACGAGGGGCGCCGGCTCCGTGCCGGCGCCCCTCGTCGTCGTACGTGTTCAACCCGTGCGCGATCGCCGGGCGGTTACGGGGTGGGCCCGTGGCCCATCGTCCTGGTGAAGGTGGCGGGGTCGTCCTCGAAGCCGTGGACGCCCGGGTGGAAGTCCCACGCCCCGGCGTCGCCGCGCACGAACTCCGCCACGCGTGCCGCCGTGGAGCCGAGGACGTCGCCGAAGTCGTCGGTGGCGAGGTCGGTGTAGCCCTCGCGGATGCGCAGGGACGGCTTGATCACGCTGACGAAGGTGCGGCGGGCGGGGCGCTGCTGGATGATGACGCCGACCACCACGCGCGCGTAGCGCGGGTCGAGCCGGTCGAGTTCCACCGTCAGGACCTCGTCCCAGCCGAAGCCCTTGCCGTCCTTGCTGTCCCGGTTGAGCGTGATGGTGCCGTCCGGGGAGCGGCTGTCGAAGTGGACCACATAGGCGGGGTCGCCATGGGGATCGCTCTCCGTATAGGTGGCGGCCACTATGTCCAGATCGGTCGGTGGCTGGTCCGCCGTACTCGGGTCCCACTTCACTGCGATCTCGACCTTGCGGATCCCCTTGGTGATGCCGCTCATCGGACGTCCCCCTTCCCGTGTGCCGGCAGCCCGAACTGCCGGGCGGCCCAAGATGGTTGTCCATCCTGCCACGCGCGCGGGTGGGCGTGCGCGTGTGCGCCGCGTCGGGACGTGACCGGCGCCACGCCCGTGGCCTTACGATGGCGCGGTGCTGGTCAAGTGGATTCGCTGCACCGTGGTGGACCGCCGGGGGTTCGAGCGGGGACAGCGAAAGTGGGCGGGGCTTCTGGGGGAGCCGGGATTTCGGGGACAGGGCGGAGGCTGGAGCCGGGGGCGGCCCTCGGTGGCGCACATCTTCGCCTTCTGGGAAAGCCGTGCCTTCTACGACTCCTTCATGGCCCGCTCCCACGACCGGCTGGCCGCGGCCCAGTCCGGCACCTTCAAGGACGCGCAGGTCCGGCTCTTCGACTACCGCTTCGACGTGAAGACGGGCTTCGAGCCGCGCTTCACGGACGCCGACCTCGTCCGGGTCGCCCTGTGCCGCGTGCACGAGGAGCGCGTGGAGAACTTCACGCTGATGCAGGAGAAGGTCTGGAATCCCGCGATGGCCGGCTCGCCCGGGATGATCCGCGGGCTGTTCGCGGAGGCCCCGGGGCACGAGTTCATGGTCCTGTCGATGTGGCGGTCGGCCGCCGAGCACGGCAAGTACCGTACCGAGCGCGTGGAGCGGCTCGCCCTGCGGGCCCAGACGGAGGCCGACGTGGCGGCCCTCACCGGCGACATCGTGGAGCTGGAGCCCACGTGGATCGTGTGAGGTCCACACTCACGATGTGTGCGCCCGGTGTGGCGCAGGGTGCCGGAACCGTGTGACCTACGCCGTACAAGCCCCGTACGAGTGCTCGAACCGGCGTCGCCCGATCTAGGGTTTTGGCATGGCACGACCACGGCGCATCGTCCTTGTCCGGCACGGCGAGTCGACGGGCAACGTTGATGACTCCGTCTACGAGCGCGAGCCCGATCACGCACTGCCACTGACCGAACGCGGTTGGCAACAGGCGGAGGAGTCCGGCAAGCGGCTCCGGGAGGTGTTCGGGCGGGAACGCGTCAGCGTGTACGTCTCGCCCTATCGCCGTACCCATGAGACGCTCCGCGCCTTCCACCTCGACCCCGATCTCATACGCGTCCGGGAGGAGCCCCGGCTGCGGGAACAGGACTGGGGAAACTGGCAGGACTGCGACGACGTACGACTGCAGAAGGCCTACCGAGACGCCTATGGGCACTTCTTCTACCGCTTCGCGCAGGGCGAGAGCGGCGCCGACGTGTACGACCGGGTCGGCGGCTTCCTGGAGAGCCTGTACCGCAGCTTCGAGGCGCCCGATCACCCGCCGAACGTGCTGCTGGTGACGCACGGCCTGGCCATGCGGCTGTTCTGCATGCGCTGGTTCCACTGGACGGTCGCCGAATTCGAGTCGCTGTCCAATCCTGGGAACGGCGAGATACGGATGCTCGTTCTGGGGGACGACGGCAAGTACACGCTGGACCGGCCGTTCGAACGCTGGCGAGATCCGGAACCGTACGGGATCACCGAATAGAGTGGCAGGGCAATGACCGACTCCTCTCCCGGCGGGCGCCTGGACCGCGCCCTGGCCAGCCTGCGCGGACTCGCGGTGGGGGACGCGCTGGGTTCCCAGTTCTTCGTGCCGGTCAACTACCCGCTGCTCAAGCGGCGCGAGCTGCCGCCCGGGCCCTGGCAGTGGACCGACGACACGGAGATGGCCTGCTCCGTGGTCGCCGTCCTCGCCGCCCACCGGCGCATCGACCAGGACGCCCTCGCCCGCTCCTTCGCCGAGCACCACGACTTCGACCGCGGCTACGGCCCCGCCGTCAACCGGCTGCTGCGGCTGATCCGGGAAGGCGGCGACTGGCGCGAGCTGTCCGCCGCCCTCTTCAACGGCCAGGGCTCCTGGGGCAACGGCGCCGCCATGCGCATCGCCCCGCTGGGCGCCTGGTACGCCGACGACCCCGAGCAGGCCACGCACCAGGCGGAGATCTCCGCCTACCCCACCCACCAGCACCGTGAGGCCGTGGTGGGGGCCATGGCCGTCGCGGCGGCCGCGGCGTTGATCGCCGCCCCGGCCGGACCGCCCAGCCCCGAGGGACTGCTCGACGACGTCGTCGCCCTCGTGCCCAAGAGCGCCGTGGGTGCCGGGCTGCGTCGTGCCCGGGACATGCTCGACTACGGCGATCCGGCGACGGTCGCGGCGGTCCTGGGCTGCGGACGGCGTACGACGGCCCATGACACCGTGCCGTTCGCCCTCTGGTCGGCCGCGCGCTCCCTGGGCGACTTCGAGCAGGCGTTCTGGACGACCGCGCAGGCCGGCGGCGACGTCGACACCACCTGCGCCATCGTGGGCGGAGTCCTCGCCTCGGGGAAGGCCGGAGCGCCGCCCGCGCAGTGGGTGGAGCGGACGGAGGGGCTGCCGGAGTGGATGAGGGCGTCGGCCTGACGGTGCTGCTTGAGGGCGCCTGCCTGTGATCCCACGGGGTTCACGACCGTCTGTGCGTGCGTGGGATCCGTCGCGAGCACAAGCTCGACGTCGTGGGGACTGCCGGAGCCGTGACGTCCGGTCGCCCGGCGCCGTGCGGCGCGATGTCCTCGCGCCCCGGCTCCGCCCCCCGCTCCATCGTTCACGAATGCGACAGTGCTCATGCGGGGCGCTTCCATTGTGTGATCATCCTGGGTGTCGTGTCGTCCACGGTTGGGGCCCCGCACGAGCTGTTCGGCCGCGAAATGTGGCGGAGGGAGACGTGGCTCCGGGTCGTGAACGGATGCCTCTTCGATGCCGAGCCGGTGACGGCGACGTACCGGTCGTAGGTGTGCGGAAGCGAATGCGCGGACCGGCAGAACGAGCAGGTGGTCGAGCAGTCGGCGGGCCCGTTGCCGAGCCCGACCGGGCCCCGTGTCCGGGTCGTCGCGGTGCCGGTCGCGGGTTGGGGGACCGGGGTGTCGAAGGCCGTTGCGGGCGGCGTAATCTAAGGGCGCCATGCCGTACGAACCGCCTACTCACACCGTCGAGCGCTCCCTTCGCGCCACGACCGGAGCGAAGGTCATTGCCGGTGTTGACGAGGTGGGGCGCGGCGCCTGGGCCGGCCCCGTCACCGTCTGCGCGGCGATCACCGGACTGCGCCGGCCGCCCGTGGGCCTCACCGACTCCAAGCTGCTCACCGTGAAACGGCGGACCGAGCTCGCCGAGACGTTGCGGACCTGGGTGACGTCGTACGCTCTCGGGCACGCGTCCCCGGAGGAGATCGACGACCTCGGCATGACGGCGGCGCTGCGGATGGCGGCGGTGCGCGCCCTGGAGGGCCTGCCCGTCCGTCCCGACGCGGTGATCCTCGACGGCAAGCACGACTATCTCGGAGCGCCGTGGCGGGTCCGCACGGTGATCAAGGGCGATCAGTCGTGCGTGGCCGTTGCCGCGGCCTCGGTGATCGCCAAGGTTCAGCGCGACAAAATGATGGCCGAACTGGGTATCGACCATGCAGACTTCGGTTTTGCGGACAACGCCGGGTATCCCTCACCCGTGCACAAGGCCGCACTGGCGGAGCGGGGGCCCACCCCCTACCACCGGTTGTCGTGGGCGTATCTTGATGCGCTGCCCCAGTGGCGGCACCTCAAGAAGGTCCGCAACTGGGCGGACGGAAGCGTTCCTGAGATCGAAGGTCAGCTCGGTTTCGATTTCTGACGGTTCTGGTCGCACGTATGTGCCACCCACCGGCGCGAGCCGTACCAACGTTTGATAGACATCCACCCATGCCTCTCATCCCCGAGGAGCCTCAGATTCACGAGAGTGCCCAGGGTCCCCGCGCGACTCCGGCCAGTGGCCGTACCGCGCCGACCCCCCGCCCCGTACCCGGCCCCCGCCCCGCGGCTCCGCCGCGTCCCGGTCGTCCCGGCTCTCTCCGGCCCACGCCGCCGGCGCAGCGTACGGGCGCGGTCGGGCCGAAGCCCGGACCCGCGGGTCCGGCCGCAACTGCCACCCCTGCCGCGTCGGCTCCGGCCCCGGCTGCGGCTTCGGCGACTCCGCAGATCCAGCTGATCCCGGCCCCGGCCGCGGGTGCGCTCGACGCTGCCGAGGAAGCCGTGGACCTGCTGCTGGAGTCCGGCCGCGCCCCCGGTGACGTGCTGGTGATCACCACCGGCGAGCCCCACCCCTGGGCCGCTCACGAGCTGTCCTTCGGCGAGGCGTCCTACTGGGCGCAGCACGATGCCCGCGACGACGTCTTCTACGCCGACGCCGCCGTGGTCGACCGTGCCGCGTCCCGGCCCGTGGTCGTGGTCGCCGTCAACGGCGGGTCCGACACCATCGCCGCCACCGCACTGCCCCTGGCTCTCACCCGGGCCGGCGCCCTGCTGATCGTCTGCGGTGACCCGCAGCAGATCAACTCGGTGCTGGGCGTGGGCGTCTGAGCCGGTTCCGGTAGATCGGAGGCGCCGGGCCGGCGAGTGCGCCGTCCCGGCGGCGACTGCACGGCGCGGCCTTTGGCGTCTGCGGACGACCGGCGTGCGCATGCCCTCCGGCCTCGTGCCGGCAGAGGCGCTGAGAGGTGCTGTGACGTCCTGCCGGCCGTGCCTCCGTACGCGCTGGTGCACGGCGTCGGTGCGGTACTCGCGGTCCGCGGCCGTCAGCGGGCTGCCACGCGGCTGAGAATCTCGGAGGCGGCGCCTCCGGTGCGCGGCGGTGGCGGCGGTGCCTCGGACGTCGCGAACGGCTCGGGCGCCGATTCGGAGTTGGGGCGGCGGCCGCCGCGGCCCTCGCCGAGGACCTGCCAGCCGTCCCGGGTCAGCGTGATGTACGCCCCGCAGCGCAGTCCGTGCAGTGTGCAGGCGTCGCGCAGGCCCCACATCCAGGCCCCGTCCTCCTCCGTCCAACGGGCGTCGCCGTCACGGCAGTAGAGCAGCACGGCCGTGCGCACCGGCGCGCGGCGGCGCAGGTCGTGCGGGATGACCCGGCGCAACTGGTCGAGCAGGGCGTTGCGCAGCATCCAGCCGTCTGCGGGCGCCGGACGCCTGGTGAACGAGGCGCTCGCACAGAGCCGTTCGTCCGCGTCGAGCACGGCCACGATGGCCGTCGACAGCTTGGGGCGGTGCCGCGTGTGCAGTCCGCCGACGACCTCCCGCGGGTTGCGCAGCAGCGGGATTCCCGCAGCGGCCCACTCCGCGGGTTCCAGTACCCGGGCCACGGTGTTGGCTGATGCGGAGGTCGATGCGGAGGCCGCGGAGGACGGAGCGAATCCGAAGGTCACGTTCCTCCCTTCGGCTACGCGCCCACACTGCGGGCGGGGTCTGGATCGGGGGAGCGCACACCGCAGGGGAGCCCTGTCTGGTCACGGGGCGAGCCGTGCGGGGAGCGGACCTCAATTCTTCCTGTCGAACTTGGATGCGGCAACGAGCAATTGGGGCGACCGAACCATATTGAGTGGTCTGTGGCTTATATCCGTACCCGGTGGGGCGGGGAGTGATGCCGGGTGGGACACCGCGTGCAGGACGTTCGCGGGCCGCACGCGCGCGTGGAACGCGAGCGGCGCCGTGCGTGTGAGTGGCGCTGGGCGTGCGACCGGCCCTGTAGGTCAGTCCTGCACGTCGGCCGTACAAGTCAGCCATGTAAGTCAGCCCTGCACGGCCAGAACGAGGGGCAACACCCCCTGCGCACCCGCGCGCCGGAGCATGCGGGCGGTGACCGCGAGGGTCCAGCCCGTCTCCGTGAAGTCGTCGACGAGGAGGACGGGGCCGCGCGTCTCGGCGAGTGCCGAGGCCAGGCCGGCCGGTACCGTCAGGGCACCGGCGAGCGCCTTGAGGCGCTGTGCGCTGTTGCTCCGCGGGACCGGCGGCCCGTCGGCCGTGTACTCCACCGATCCCAGCAACGGCAGTCGGCCGACCTCCGCGATGCGGGCGCCCAGTGAGTCGATCAGCTGCGGCCGGGTGCGTGAGGCGACGGTGACCACGCCGGCCGGACGCGGCTGGGCGTCCTCTCGGCCCGAGGCCCAGCCCCCGGGACCCTTGGCCCAGTCGACCAGGACGCCCACGACCGCCTTCGCCACGTCGTCCGGCACGACACCGTCCGGGGCCTGCGGTGCCAGCATCGGCCGTAGCCGGTTGCCCCAGCCGATGTCCGACAGCCGCCCCAGCGCCCGGCCCGGCGCGGCCTGCTCACCGGCCGGAATACGGCCCTTGAGGTCGATGCCGATCGACGGCAGCCCGGTCGGCCACATCCGGCGGGGCTCGACCTCGACGCCCGCCCGGCCCAGATCGCCGCGCGCGGCGTCCAGCGAGGCCGCGGACGTGTCCACGGTGAAGCGCGCCCCCGCGCAGTTGTCGCAGCGCCCGCAGGGTTTCGCGCCCTCGTCGTCCAGCTGGCGTTGCAGGAACTCCATGCGGCAGCCCGTGGTCGACGCGTACTCCCGCATCGCCTGCTGCTCGGCCTTGCGCTGCCGGGCGACCCAGGCGTAACGCTCCGAGTCGTACGTCCACGGCTGCCCGGTCGCGGTCCAGCCCCCCTTGACCCGCCGCACCGCCCCGTCCACGTCGAGGACCTTGAGCATGGTCTCCAGCCGGGAGCGGCGCAGCTCCACCAGCGGTTCCAGGGCGGGCAGGGACAGGGGCCGCTCCGCGTGCGCGAGGACGTCCAGCGTGCGGCGTACCAGCTCCTCCGAGGGGAAGGCGAGCGAGGCGAAGTACTCCCAGATGGCCTCGTCCTCCTTGCCCGGCAGCAGCAGCACCTCCGCGTGCTCGACACCGCGCCCCGCGCGGCCGACCTGCTGGTAGTAGGCGATGGGGGACGAGGGCGAGCCCAGGTGGACCACGAAGCCGAGATCGGGCTTGTCGAAGCCCATCCCGAGGGCCGAGGTGGCGACCAGGGCCTTGACCTTGTTCCCGAGCAGATCGTCCTCGGCCTGCTGGCGCTCGGCGTTCTCCGTCTTGCCGGTGTACGACGCGACGGCGTGCCCGCGGTGCCGCAGGAACGTGGAGACCTCCTCCGCGGCGGCCACGGTCAGTGTGTAGATGATCCCCGAGCCCGGCAGCTCGTCGAGGTGGTCGGCGAGCCAGGCCATACGGTGCGCGGCGTCCGGCAGCGTCAGCACGCCGAGGCTCAGGCTCTCCCGGTCCAGCGGACCACGCAGCACCAGGGCGTCCGAGGATCCGCCCGTACCGAGCTGCTCCGCGACGTCCGCGGTCACGCGCGCATTGGCGGTGGCCGTGGTGGCGAGCACGGGGACGCCCGCCGGCAGGTCGGCGAGCATGGTGCGCAGCCGCCGGTAGTCCGGGCGGAAGTCGTGGCCCCAGTCGGAGATGCAGTGGGCCTCGTCCACGACGAGGAGCCCGGTCGCGGCCGCGAGCGCGGGGAGCACCTGGTCGCGGAAGTCGGGGTTGTTGAGGCGCTCCGGGCTGACCAGCAGGACGTCGACCTCGCCTGCGGCGATCTCCGCCTGGACGGCGTCCCACTCCTCTGTGTTCGCGGAGTTGATGGTCCGGGCGTGGATACCCGCCCGGGCCGCGGCATCGACCTGATTGCGCATCAGCGCGAGCAACGGCGAGACGATCACGGTGGGGCCGCTGCCGCGTGCCCGCAACAGCGAGGTCGCCACGAAATACACCGCGGACTTGCCCCACCCCGTGCGCTGCACGACCAGGGCCCGGCGCCCGTCGGCGACCAGCGCCTCGATCGCCCGCCACTGGTCCTCACGCAGCCGGGCGGTGCCGGTGGTGTCTCCGACCAGGCGTGCCAGGACCGCGTCGGCGTCCGTGCGGAGTTCCGCGTTGCTCGTGTGCTCCATGCGTCCATACAACAGGACGGCACTGACAGACGGGCCGGACGGCTGTGGAAAGGCGGGGCGGCTGTTGACGGCTGTCGTGTCCCTGATCGAAGTTATCCACAGGTGCAAGCGGAGTTCTGGATTCCGAGAGATCGTCGGCGCATGACGAATCACGGCGAAACGACTGGATCATCCGAAAACGACGACGTGACCGGCCGGGGTGGAACGCGTCCCTCCACCGGTCACGGTCGGCACGGCGACGGGCTCGCGTATGACGGGGGTGGATCAGACGGGCCGGCGCATGACGGGGGCGGACGACAAGGGCTCACGCATGAAGAGGGCCGACGAGACCAGCCGGCGCATGACGGGGGCGGACGATACGGGCCCGCGCAATACTGCGGAGGCACTGATTTCCCTGACGGAAGCGCCTACGACGAGCCCGCCACCACCCACCGCGTCACCCTGCGCACCCCGGCGGAGCTGGCTGACGCGCTGCCGTATCTGCTCGGGTATTGCCCCGAGGACAGCATCGTGCTCGTCGCCCTCCACGACAGGGGAGGGCGCGGGCGGTTCGGCGGCCGGGCACGGCTCGGCATTCCCGCGAGTCCGGACGACTGGGAATCCGTGGCAGGGCAGTTGGCGCAAGGGCTGGTGTGGGGAAGCGAGCGCAGAGGAGCGCGGCCCGAGCAGATCGTGGCGTACGTCTGCCAGGAGCCCGGCGAGGGTGAGACCGGTCGTCAGGTCATGGAGCGACTCCTCCCGCTGGCCCACGAACTGCGGGTCCAGTGCGGCCGGCTCGACGTCCCGGTGATCGAGGCCCTGTGCATCTCGGACGGCCGTTTTTGGTCGTACTGCTGCGAGAACCCGGGATGTTGCCCCGCCGAGGGCCTGCCCATGGGGCTGCCCGGCACCTCCGTCCTGGCCGCCGCGGCCACCTACGCCGGGCTCCAGGTGCGGGGGAGCCTGCGGGAGCTGAGGGCGAGGCTTCAGCCATGGGAGACCGCCGCGGCCCTGGAACAGGAGGCCGCGCTGGACGCCGGCAGCATGGCCCTCGTCCCCAGGATGCTGGACGGCACCAGCCGCGCGGAGGTGGCCGAGGAGACAGTGCAACTGGCCCGGCAGGTCATGAGCCGGCTGGCCGAGGCGCCGTTCGTATCCGGCGCGTTCATGGCGGACCTCCGCGACGACGGACTGCTCCGGAACGACGAGGCCGCGACCTTGATTCTCGGCTTGCAGGACCGCTCCACCCGCGACCGGGCGGCCGAGTGGATGGAGGGTGACGAGGCGACTCTCGCGCTCCGGTTGTGGCGAGCGCTGGCCCGCCGGTGCGTCGGCCCCTACGGCGAGCATGCCGCTGCGCCCCTCACCCTGGCGGGCTGGGTCGCCTGGTCGACCGGCGACGACCTCGAGGCCCGCGAGGCGCTCGCCATGGCGCTCGGCTCGGACCCCAGTTATCTCTTCGCCCGCCTTCTGCACCAGGCCATCAACGAAGGCCTGGATCCGGAGTCCATCAGGCGCTGTCTGCGCGCGGAACGGGACGGCCGCGCCCGGCCGCCGGCCGAGCGGCTCGTCGAGGCGCAGAGCATTGATGGCGACGGGGGTGGTGCCGACGTATCCGAGTCCGTGGCGGGCTCGCGAGCGCGCCGCCGTGAGTTGCCCGCCGGTGACGCCGACGACGGCTCCCTGCCTACTCAAGAGCTGCGGAAGAGTCCGCTGCCGTCGCGCAGGTTGCCGACAGGCGGCACGGCCCCGGGTGCGGGGCGGACCGGCGGTACGCGTCCGCCGACGGCCGGAAGGGCGGGCGTACGGCGTCGTGGGACGTCCGGGCGAGGCGTTTCCTCTGGTGGCAGCGGCACCAAGGGGGAGGTATGAGGGCGGCCGGGAAGGCTGCCGGGGCAGCTGGATCAGCCGTATCTGCGGGATCAGCCGGGTCAGCCGGATCCGCGCTACTCACGAGCGTCCGATCGCCGCCCGGAGCTTCCGCGCCGACCACCCCGGCATGCGCCCCGCCCGCCATTC
This region of Streptomyces chromofuscus genomic DNA includes:
- a CDS encoding histidine phosphatase family protein, with the protein product MARPRRIVLVRHGESTGNVDDSVYEREPDHALPLTERGWQQAEESGKRLREVFGRERVSVYVSPYRRTHETLRAFHLDPDLIRVREEPRLREQDWGNWQDCDDVRLQKAYRDAYGHFFYRFAQGESGADVYDRVGGFLESLYRSFEAPDHPPNVLLVTHGLAMRLFCMRWFHWTVAEFESLSNPGNGEIRMLVLGDDGKYTLDRPFERWRDPEPYGITE
- a CDS encoding ribonuclease HII, whose product is MPYEPPTHTVERSLRATTGAKVIAGVDEVGRGAWAGPVTVCAAITGLRRPPVGLTDSKLLTVKRRTELAETLRTWVTSYALGHASPEEIDDLGMTAALRMAAVRALEGLPVRPDAVILDGKHDYLGAPWRVRTVIKGDQSCVAVAAASVIAKVQRDKMMAELGIDHADFGFADNAGYPSPVHKAALAERGPTPYHRLSWAYLDALPQWRHLKKVRNWADGSVPEIEGQLGFDF
- a CDS encoding DUF4192 domain-containing protein is translated as MTNHGETTGSSENDDVTGRGGTRPSTGHGRHGDGLAYDGGGSDGPAHDGGGRQGLTHEEGRRDQPAHDGGGRYGPAQYCGGTDFPDGSAYDEPATTHRVTLRTPAELADALPYLLGYCPEDSIVLVALHDRGGRGRFGGRARLGIPASPDDWESVAGQLAQGLVWGSERRGARPEQIVAYVCQEPGEGETGRQVMERLLPLAHELRVQCGRLDVPVIEALCISDGRFWSYCCENPGCCPAEGLPMGLPGTSVLAAAATYAGLQVRGSLRELRARLQPWETAAALEQEAALDAGSMALVPRMLDGTSRAEVAEETVQLARQVMSRLAEAPFVSGAFMADLRDDGLLRNDEAATLILGLQDRSTRDRAAEWMEGDEATLALRLWRALARRCVGPYGEHAAAPLTLAGWVAWSTGDDLEAREALAMALGSDPSYLFARLLHQAINEGLDPESIRRCLRAERDGRARPPAERLVEAQSIDGDGGGADVSESVAGSRARRRELPAGDADDGSLPTQELRKSPLPSRRLPTGGTAPGAGRTGGTRPPTAGRAGVRRRGTSGRGVSSGGSGTKGEV
- a CDS encoding YdbC family protein — its product is MLVKWIRCTVVDRRGFERGQRKWAGLLGEPGFRGQGGGWSRGRPSVAHIFAFWESRAFYDSFMARSHDRLAAAQSGTFKDAQVRLFDYRFDVKTGFEPRFTDADLVRVALCRVHEERVENFTLMQEKVWNPAMAGSPGMIRGLFAEAPGHEFMVLSMWRSAAEHGKYRTERVERLALRAQTEADVAALTGDIVELEPTWIV
- a CDS encoding RecQ family ATP-dependent DNA helicase, with the translated sequence MEHTSNAELRTDADAVLARLVGDTTGTARLREDQWRAIEALVADGRRALVVQRTGWGKSAVYFVATSLLRARGSGPTVIVSPLLALMRNQVDAAARAGIHARTINSANTEEWDAVQAEIAAGEVDVLLVSPERLNNPDFRDQVLPALAAATGLLVVDEAHCISDWGHDFRPDYRRLRTMLADLPAGVPVLATTATANARVTADVAEQLGTGGSSDALVLRGPLDRESLSLGVLTLPDAAHRMAWLADHLDELPGSGIIYTLTVAAAEEVSTFLRHRGHAVASYTGKTENAERQQAEDDLLGNKVKALVATSALGMGFDKPDLGFVVHLGSPSSPIAYYQQVGRAGRGVEHAEVLLLPGKEDEAIWEYFASLAFPSEELVRRTLDVLAHAERPLSLPALEPLVELRRSRLETMLKVLDVDGAVRRVKGGWTATGQPWTYDSERYAWVARQRKAEQQAMREYASTTGCRMEFLQRQLDDEGAKPCGRCDNCAGARFTVDTSAASLDAARGDLGRAGVEVEPRRMWPTGLPSIGIDLKGRIPAGEQAAPGRALGRLSDIGWGNRLRPMLAPQAPDGVVPDDVAKAVVGVLVDWAKGPGGWASGREDAQPRPAGVVTVASRTRPQLIDSLGARIAEVGRLPLLGSVEYTADGPPVPRSNSAQRLKALAGALTVPAGLASALAETRGPVLLVDDFTETGWTLAVTARMLRRAGAQGVLPLVLAVQG
- a CDS encoding ADP-ribosylglycohydrolase family protein; translated protein: MTDSSPGGRLDRALASLRGLAVGDALGSQFFVPVNYPLLKRRELPPGPWQWTDDTEMACSVVAVLAAHRRIDQDALARSFAEHHDFDRGYGPAVNRLLRLIREGGDWRELSAALFNGQGSWGNGAAMRIAPLGAWYADDPEQATHQAEISAYPTHQHREAVVGAMAVAAAAALIAAPAGPPSPEGLLDDVVALVPKSAVGAGLRRARDMLDYGDPATVAAVLGCGRRTTAHDTVPFALWSAARSLGDFEQAFWTTAQAGGDVDTTCAIVGGVLASGKAGAPPAQWVERTEGLPEWMRASA
- a CDS encoding TerD family protein codes for the protein MSGITKGIRKVEIAVKWDPSTADQPPTDLDIVAATYTESDPHGDPAYVVHFDSRSPDGTITLNRDSKDGKGFGWDEVLTVELDRLDPRYARVVVGVIIQQRPARRTFVSVIKPSLRIREGYTDLATDDFGDVLGSTAARVAEFVRGDAGAWDFHPGVHGFEDDPATFTRTMGHGPTP